Below is a genomic region from Fibrobacter sp..
TGGGGCAAGTATCCCAGGAGCTTGCGGACTCCGTCCAGGCAGGACTTGTCGTCGCTATAGGCGAAATGCACCACGCCGGAGGTGGCCTTGTGGACCTGGGCACCGCCAAGGTCCATGGCGGAAATCTGTTCGCCGGTAACGGCCTTTACCACGCCCGGGCCCGTGATGAACATCTGGGCGGTGTTTTCCACCATGAAGATGAAGTCGGTAATGGCCGGAGAATAGCAGGCACCGCCTGCGCAGGGGCCGAGCACCACGGAAATCTGGGGAATGAGGCCAGAGGCATGAGTGTTGCGCTTGAAAATTTCGGCATAGCCGTCGAGAGCGTGGACGCCTTCTTCGATACGGGCTCCACCGCCGTCATTGATGCAAATAAAAGGAGCGCGGGACTTGACCGCCAGATCCATGGCGTGGCAAATCTTCTGGGCATGAACGGCACCGAGGGTTCCGCCGTTCACGGTGAAATCCTGGGAACTGGCATAGACCAGACGGCCATTGATCTTGCCGTAGCCGGTCACCACGCCGTCTCCCGGAAGGCGTTTCTTTTCGGGCAGGTAGGCGGCTTCGGACTGCTGGAAAGCACCGATCTCTACGAAGGTGCCCTTGTCGAACAGGTATTCGACGCGCTCGCGGGCGGTCATCTTGCCCTGTTCGTGCTGACGGGCCACACGGGCTTCGCCGCCGGCAGCGTCGCGGACAGCGTTACGGTTTTCCAGTTCCTTGATATACTTTTGGTCCCACATGTGTTACACTTCCTTATGCGGTTAAAAAATTTTAAATCCTATCGGACCTGGATCCTTCGCCCTTGCAGGGCTCAGGATGACGCAGGTTCCCGAGATTCGGGTTTTAGGGCAGAGCCCTAGGAGAGGGGGTAGCGGATGCGGCTAGGAGATCCCCGCCTTCGCGGGGATGACAAGTCGCAGGAGCGAGGGGGATTCCTCCCCCACCCTTGGATTACTTCTTCTTGGCCTTCTTCGCAGGGGCCTTCTTTGCGGAAGCCTTGCAGAACTTCACGTAGGCGGCGAGGGTGTCGCAGAACACTTCGTCGGGGGTGTTGTCGCCGTTAATGCGGCTGATGATGGACTTGCTGTACTTGCCCAGCACCTTGGCGGTGGATTCCTTGTAGACCTTGAGGCGGTTCTTGATGACGGCTTCGTCGGCGTCGTCCTTGCGGCCTTCGATTTTCGCGCGGTTCAGGAGGCGGGCCACGATGGTCTTTTCGTCCTTGATGTCCAGCACAAAGATGTGCTTCACGTCAACCACGGATTCGATGAGCTTGACCTGGGCGACAGTGCGGGGAATGCCGTCGAGGAGGAGGGTATCCTTGTCGGGGTTCACCTTGTTGGTGTTCACCAGGCCTTCGATGAAGCGGCCGAAGATTTCCACAGTAGCTTCGTCGGGAACCAAGAGGCCCTTGCTGGAGTAAGAAGCGAGAAGCTTGCCGGATTCGCTGGAAGGAGCGATGCCGCGGAAGATGTCGCCCGTGGAGATGTGCTTGAGGGCGGTGGTAGCAGCGAGCTTTGCGCCGACGGTGCCCTTGCCGGAACCCGGTGCGCCAAAGATGAGAACTGCAGGAATTTTAGCCATTGTTGAACCTCTTGGGTTGATTGTTAAATTTCGGCCCAAAAGATAGAAAATGGCAGTGCCTGCAAGATGTTGATTTTATTACTTTCCGCTTGCTAAAGGGCAAAAAAGAAAATTCCGTGGAAAGTCCACGGATTTTCTGTTAAATGCAAGACCCGTGCCAAATTCTAGCCGGAATTCGTGCCATCTTCGGGAATCTTTTCGCAGGCGAAGGAGAGCTTCCCGTCCTTGACACCGATGGTGATGGTGGAAAAGTCCGTCATGGTCTCGAGAAGGAGGCCTTCGGCGATTTCGTCTTCCACCAGGTTCTGGATGGTGCGGCGGATGGGGCGGGCCCCCAGGGCGGAATCGTAGTTGTGGTTCACGATGAATTCCTTGGCCTCCTGGGTCACCTCCAGCAAGATTCCCCTTTCGGAGAGGTTCTTCTGCAAGAAGGAAAGCTGGATATCCACCACGGACACCAGGTCTGCCTTGGACAGCGGTCGGAACACGATCTGCTCGTCGATACGGTTCAGGAACTCCGGCGAGAAGACGCGCTTTACCTCTTCGCGGATGGCGGTTTCCATGCGCTCGTAGTCGTCGGTCTCCCCCATCTTGGTGAATCCCATGCCGGAGCTGTGCCGCACCTCGCGGGCGCCGGCGTTGCTGGTCATGATGATGATGGTGTTCTTGAAGTTGATCTTTCGGCCGTAGCTGTCGGTCAGAATACCATCGTCCAGAATCTGCAAAAGCAGGTTGTAGATGTCGGAGTGGGCCTTCTCGATTTCGTCCAGAAGCACCACGCTGTAGGGGCGCTTGCGGACCTTTTCGCTGAGCTGGCCGCCGCTTTCCTCGAAGCCCACGTATCCCGGAGGCGCTCCGATGAGGCGGCTAATACTGTGCTTTTCCATGTATTCGCTCATGTCGATACGGATCATGGAATCTTCACTACCGAAGAGGGAAAGGCTAAGCACCTTCGCAAGTTCCGTCTTGCCTACGCCGGTGGGACCCAGGAACAGGAAGCTCCCCATGGGGCGCTTGGTGTCGCGGATGCCTGCACGGGTGCGACGTATTGCCTTGACCACGGCGTCCACCGCCTGGTCCTGACCGATGACACGCTCCTTGATTTCGTCGCCCAGGTGCAAAAGTTTCTTGGCTTCTTCGCCGGCGAGGCGGCTTACGGGAATGCCCGTCATCTTGCTGATGCAGTCACGAATGGCGTTCTCGTCCACCACGGGAATGGCTTCGGATTCCTTGTCGGCAGACAGGGCGTCGCGACGTTCCATCACCTGCTTTTCCAGTTCTTCGGTCTTGTCCCTGAGGGAGGCGGCCGTCTCGAAATTCTGGTTGGCCACGGCGTCGTCCAGCTGCCGCTTGGTTTCTGCCAGTTCGTCTTCCAGGTCCTTCAGGTCCTGGGGGATGCAGATGGAATCGAGACGCACGCGAGCACCGGTTTCGTCCAGCACGTCGATGGCCTTGTCGGGCAAGAAACGTTCGCTGATGTAGCGTTCCGCCAACAGGACCGCCGCACGGACGGCGTCAGGTGTGTAACGGACCTTGTGGTGGGCTTCGTACTTGGCACGGAGCCCGTCCAGAATCAGAATAGAATCTTCGGCGTTGGGCGGGTTCACCACGATGGTCTGGAAACGGCGTTCCAGGGCCGCGTCCTTCTCGATATACTTGCGGTATTCGTCAATGGTGGTAGCACCGATGCACTGGAGCTCGCCTCGGGCCAGGGCCGGCTTGAAAATGTTGGAGGCGTCCAGGCTGCCTTCGGAGCCGCCCGCGCCTACGATGGTGTGAAGTTCGTCGATAAAGAGGATAACGGAACTGTCCACACGCTGGAGTTCCATGATAAGCCCCTTGACACGTTCCTCGAACTGGCCGCGGTACTTGGTACCCGCCACCATGGCGGCAACGTCCAAAGTCACCACCCGCTTGTTCATGAGGAGTTCGGGAATCTTCTTCTGCACAATCTTCTGGGCCAGGCCCTCCACAATGGCGGTCTTGCCTACGCCAGGCTCGCCGATAAGGGCGGGATTGTTCTTCTTGCGGCGGCAGAGGATCTGGATAAGCCGTTCGATTTCCTGCTCGCGGCCGATGATGGGGTCCAGCTTGCCTTGGCGGGCCAGGGCCGTCAGGTCACGGCCGAAATGGTCCAGGATTGGCGTCTTGGACTTGGAGCCGGGACGCCCCTGAGGGCCGCCCTGTCTCGGGCTAGAAATGGGTTCGTCGGGCTGGTCGTCGGCACTGCCCCGCTTGAGCTGGTCCAGGGCCTGCTGAAAGCTCTCAAAGGTCACGTTATAGGTGGAAAGGGTGGCCGCCGCCGGAGAATCGCTCTGCTGCAGGATAGCAAGCATCAAGTGTTCGGGACCGATATACTGGTCGCCTTCTTCTTTTGCAATCTTTGCGGCGTTGAACATGACCGCCTTGGTGCGGGCGGTAAAGGCCAAAAGGCCTCCGCGGTTATCGCCGCCGATGGTCATGAGGCCGCCATCGTTGGTGAGGGCCCGCTGGACAACCTCCCCCAGTTCCGCAAGGTTCACCTTCAGTGCCTTCAGGGTCTCGGAGGCATAGCCAGAATCTTCGCGGACAAGCCCCAAAAGAAGGTGTTCCACCGTAATGCTGTCGCTTCCCAGGTTACGGGCCGCCATACGGGCCGCCTGGAGGACCGCCTTTGCCTTTGCAGAAAAAATACCGTTATTCTCAGACATATACTTTCACCTAATTCTCATTCTACAAGAAATTACTAAAAATAAGCCAGAACTGGCCAGGAAACTCTAATTTCAAGCGCCCTGAATAATGCCGCCGTGCATCACGACCCTGCGTTTGGCGAAACTCGCCAATTTTTCGTCGTGGGTCACGATGAGGAAGGCCTGATTGAACTTTTCGTTCAGTTCGCCAATCAGCTCGTTGAGCATCTGGGAATTGGCCTCGTCCAGGTTGCCGCTGGGTTCGTCGGCCAGCACCAAATCCGGATGGTTCATGAGGGCACGGGCGATGGCCACCCGCTGGCGCTCGCCACCGCTCAATTCACGCGGCAGATGCTTGAGGCGGTCCTTGAGACCCACCGTCTCCAAAAGCATGGCGGCACGCTCCTTGCATTCCGCCTCGGAAGTTCCCAAGATGCGGCCCGGAACGCAGACGTTTTCGATGGCCGTAAATTCACTGAGCAGATGGTGGAACTGGAACACGAACCCTACCTGTACCCGGTGGTACATGTCCCGCTCCTGGCTGCTGAACTTGGAAAGGGGCTTGCCCTTGAAAAGGATTTCACCGGAAGTGGGCGTGTCCAGCATGCCCACCAGGTTCAGGAAGGTGGACTTGCCCGACCCCGAAGAACCGGTGAGAGCCACCAGCTCCCCCGCTTCCATGGAAAAGTTTACACCCTTGAGAATTTCGAGTTCTTCACCCGTCTCGGAGAACACCCGCCGGAGGTCGACTGTCTGTAACAAACTACTCATGTCTAATCGCTCCCACGGGGTCAAGCCTGCTTGCCTTCCAGGCGGGCAAAATCGTCGCCAGAACGCAGAGGGCAATGCCTATTACAAAAATCAAGACCACATCTATCAGGTGCACCGAAATCGGGAAGTAGGGAATTACGTAAACGTCGCCAGGGAGCTTGATAAAGTGGTAAGCCTCTTGCAGTTTGCAAAGCACAATGCCGATGGTGCCGCCCACGATGGTGCCGCCCACGCCAATGAAACTGCCCATGAGCATGAACACCCGCATGATTCCAGCCTTGCTGAGGCCCATGCTGCGGAGGATACCGATTTCCTTGGTCTTGTCGATGACCACCATGATGAGGGAACTGATGATATTGAATGCCGCCACCAAGATAATGAGGCAAATCACCGCCGCCACGATGAACTTTTCGTAGTTCATCCACTTGAGGAGGGTAATGTTCTTGGTTTTCCAGTCGATAACGTAGTAAGGGTATGTCAGCCACTCCGAAACCTTGTCGATGGCCTCCCCTGCCTTCCAGTGGTCCGTGATGCGGAACTGGATGCCCGTCACCGCATCTCCCATGGCGAGGAGTTTCTGGAGTTCGGGAATTCCCACATAGGCCAGGTTTCCGTCGTATTCGTAGGTGCCGGTCTCGAAAATGCCGCTGACCACGCACATCATCATCTTGGGGCCGCCGGCGGTCATCATCTCGTCCGGGCTCTGGAAAGTCTGGAGCACCAGCTTGTCGCCCACCACCACACGGAGGCGGTTGGCCAGACCCGACCCGAGAATCACTCCCGGACGGCGGGTACCGCCCATGTCTTCCAGGCTATCGACGGAGTAGGTTCCCCACTTGATGTACTTGTGGATGTCGGTGACATTCTTCGCCGTTTCCGGGTCGATACCGTAAATCACGATACCGTCATTCACCTTCTTGGAGCTGATTCCCACCTTGTAGATGATAAAGGGAGAGGCGGCTACCACAGAAGAATCCCGAGTCTTGACTTCGTTGATAAGGCTATCGTAGGCGGTAACGGGCTCACCGTTGTAGGCCATCAGTTCAAAGTGGGCGTCCTTCCCGATCATCTGAGCTGTGACTTCTTCTTCGAAACCGTTCACCGCAGCGAGGGCCACCACCAGCGCAAACACGCCGATACTCACCCCCAGCATACTGAAAATGCCGATAAGCGATACAAACAGGCTCTTCCGTTGAGCCCCCAGGTAACGCCAGGCGATGAGCCATTCCAACTTATTCATGGATTAGCAGGTTTCCGGTTTCATTAAGGGGAACAGCTGCACGTCGCGGATGGTCTGCTGGTTGGTGAGGAGCATGACCATGCGGTCGATGCCGAAGCCAACGCCGCCCGTAGGAGGCAGGCCAGATTCGATAGCGTGCATGAAGTTTTCATCCATCGGGTGCGTTTCACCTTCGCCACCGCGGCCGCGGCGCACCTGGTCTTCCAGGAGCTCACGCTGACGGATGGGGTCGTTCAGTTCGGTATAGGCGTTGCCCAGTTCCCATCCGTTAGCGTAGGGCTCGAACTGTTCGATAAGCCCTTCGATGGTGCGGTGCTTCTTGCAAAGCGGGGTGCTTTCGGTGGGCATGTCCTTGATGAAGGTCGGCTGAATGAGCTTGTCTTCCACGGTAAGCTCGAACAGTTCGAGGATTCCGCGGCCGCGGCTGAATTCGCCGTCCAGGTGGCCGCCCAGTTCTTCCATCTTGGCCTTGATTTCGTCGTCGCTCATGTCATTGACTTTGAGGCCGCCGAACTTTTCGATGGCTTCAATCATGCTGTAGCGGGGCCACGGGGCCTTAAAATCGATAACCTTCCCCTGGTAGTCAATCTTGGTGGTGCCGTTGGCCGCAATGCAGGCGCGTTCGTAGATGTTTTCGAAGTGGACCATCATGTCGTTGTAGTCGGCGTAGGCTTCGTAGAATTCGAGGCCGGTGAATTCCGGGCTGTGGGTACGGTCCATGCCTTCGTTGCGGAAGTTCTTGCTGAACTCGAACACCTTTTCCATACCGCCCACGATGCAGCGCTTCAGGTAAAGTTCCGGAGCCACCCGCAGGTAGAGCGTCATGTCGCAAGCGTTGTGGTGCGTGGTGAACGGACGGGCGTTTGCGCCGCCGTAAATCGGCTGGAGCGTCGGAGTTTCGACTTCAATGAATCCCTTTTCAATGAGGTATTCGCGGATAGCCTGCAGAATCTTGAAACGCTTGATGAACACGTCCTTCACATCATCGTTCAGGGCCATGTCGATGTAACGCTGACGGTAGCGGGTATCCACGTCGGCAAACTCGTTGAACACCACCTTGTTGCCGTTCTCGTCCACCTTTTCCTTAGCCACCGGAAGCGGGCGCACAGCCTTACTGAGCATGGTCACCTTCTTCACGTGCACGGAGTATTCGCCCGTCTGGGTTTCGAACATGAAACCGTTTACGCCGATAAAGTCACCCAGGTCGGTCATCTTGACGATTTCGTAGTTCTCCTCGCCCACTTCGTCGCGGGCCACCACCACCTGCAAGCGGCCATAGCGATCCTTCAGGTGCATAAAGCACATCTTTCCCTTACGGTTGAAGCGAACCACGCGGCCAGCAAAAGCAACTTCTTCACCAGACGCCATCAGGGCAGCCTTGTTTTCTTTCAAAACCTTGGAATCGTGCGTACGGTTGAACTTGTGCGGATAAGCCTCCACACCCATTTCCTTGAACTTCGCAAGCTTCGCGAGGCGAGCCTGCACCTGGTCATTCATGTCTTGCATTGCCATAATAGGATCCTTTAAATTTTTACGGCGAAAATTTAGAAATTTCATCTCTACGTCATGCCCGATTCAGTCGGGCATCTCCCTTTTATTAGGGTATAAACCCTTCAAAAATAGAAGATTCCCGCCTTCGCGGAAACAACAGTTTAAGGGGAAATTAAATCTTGAAACAGTAGGCTTCGTGGGTGCCGACCTTGACGCAAGGCGGGACTTCAGCCGTTAGGCAAGGCCTGTCACACAATTCACAGCGGTCCGCAAAGCGGCAGCCCTGTACAAAATCCCTGGCATGGGGCACTTGGCCCGGAATAGAGCGCAGGGTTCCAAGATCTTCGTGGCTCTCGGGAATGGCCGAGAGGAGCCCTCGGGTATAGGGGTGCATAGGCGAAGAGATAACCTCGTTAGTGGCCCCTATCTCAACAACACGGCCGGCATACATCACAGCCATTCGTTCTGCATACTGAGAAACAATTCCCATGTTGTGGGTAATCAGGAGCACTGCAGTCCCCGTAGTTTTGGCCAAGTCCTTCAGTACCGCAAGAACCTGTGCCTGGACGGTCACATCCAGGGCCGTAGTAGGTTCGTCGGCGATAATCAGCTTGGGTTTCGGGAGTAGCGCCATCACAATGCAGATACGCTGGAGCATGCCGCCCGAAAGCTCGTGAGGGTATGAATCCAGCACGCGGTCAATGTCCTTGAAGCCCGCTAGAGTAAGCATGTCCCGGATTTCGGACATGGGATCGGTGCACTTCCTTTCGCAGAACTTGAACACTTCCAGGAGCTGTTTCTTGATAGTCAGTACCGGATTCAAGGCCTGCATGGGCTCCTGAAAAATACAGGATATTTCGGAACCGCGAACCCGCTGCATCTCCTTCAGGGAAATTTTAGTCAGGTCAACCGTTTCACCGCCATCACGACGCAACAGCACAGAACCTCCGACCACCTTCGCCGAAGGTGTGGGCAAGAGCCGCAAAATGGCCATGGCGGTAACACTCTTGCCGCAACCGGACTCCCCCACCAAAGCAAAAAATTCACCGTCGTCAATATAAAAGCTGATCCGGTCTGTCACCTGGACGGGTTTTGCCGCCGGTTCACCATTCTTGTGATGGCCGAATGCGACGGATAAATCTTTTACTTCAAGCACCCGCTCATTCATACCGGTCTCCTGATTTAGGATCTTTATGAGACTCCGCAATCGACTCAATGAAAAAAACACTCCTGTAGTCGATTGCTCCGCGCTTCCACGGCTCGTTAATACGAGCCGTTTTCGCTTGGCATGGATCCTTCAGTCGATTCTCATTATTCATACCGGTCTCCCGACTTCGGATCCATAGCATCCCGGACGCCCTCGCCAACAAATGTGGTGAGCAACAGCGTAATGAAAAGTGCAGCGACGGTGCTTACAGATATCCACGGCGCATAAAGGTTGTTCAGCCCCTGGCTCATGAGTTCGCCCCAGCTGGGCGTAGGCGGTTGCAGCCCAAAGCCCAAAAAATCAAGGGATGTCAGGCTCCCGATACCGCCAATCAAGGTAAAGGGGAAAAGCGTCACCACAGGGGTCAATGCGTTTGGCAGAATTTCCTTGAAAAAGATATGCCTGTGCCCAAGGCCCAAGACCTTTGCCGACTGCACATAGGTCATATTGCGGAGCTTCAGAAATTCGCCGCGCATGTAATAGCTTAATGAAATCCAGTTGAAAGCCGCCATAATCACAATCAACAACCAGAAACTGCGGCCATAAATGCTCCCGATCAAAATCACAATGTAGAGCATGGGGAGCGACGACCAGATTTCGATTATGCGCTGCATTCCCGTATCCCAGAACTTGCCCAGATACCCCTGGATACCGCCGATGACAATGCCGAGGAAAGTCCCAAGAATAGTGAGAAACAGACTGAACGAAATACAAATACGGAATCCGTGAATCAGGCGGGCAAGCACATCGCGACCGTTACTGTCGGTACCAAGCCAATGGCGAGAACTGGGGGCAAATGGCGGAGCGCCTTCTTCAGTCAAGTCCGCCTTCAAAGGATCGTGGGCAATGGGCGGCATCAGGGCCCACATCTCGGGACAGCCACCAGCCTTTGTATAGCCTTCCGCCGATTCTTCTTCGCATTCACGAACGTCGGCAAAAAGCTTGCCGTAATCCGCTTCGGTCTGGTAGTCGCCGCCAAATTCCTGTTCGCTGTAACGCACAAAGGCCGGAAAATAGCTCTTGCCGTTATACTTCAGGTACAGCGGTTCGTCGTTTACCGTCCAGGGGCTTGTCAGCGAAAGAAGGTAGGCCACCACCAGCACCACCAGCGACACGAAGGCCCGCTTGTTCCTGTAAAAGCGGAGCAGGCGGTTCTTGGTCTCTGTGGTAATACGGATGTGCATGACAAGGGATAATATAATTTTTATTGCAGGAAGAAAAGGAGAAGCCCGCACAAGGCGGGCATGACAATCGGGGGTTGGCAGTCAAGACGGTTTAAGACTGGCTGCTCAAACTCGGCCGCCGAATTCGAATCCGGCGTCTTCGATAGCCTTTTTCAGGGCAGACTCGTCCACATCGTGCTCGTCGTGCCATTCCACACGGAGTTCCTTGCGGGCCACGTCGGCGACAGCGGATTCCACACCGTCTAATAGCCGGGCTGCCTTCTCCACACAGGCCTTGCAGTGGCTACAACTCATGCCCAAAACCCGATAAACGCACTCGACGGGTTCCTCGTGTTCATCACCATCGCAATGACCGCATCCGCAATCGCAGTGGTCGTGCTCATCGCAACCGCACTCATGCTCGTGCCCGCATTCGCAACAACCGCCATGGCAACCACACCCCTTGTGGGCAAACTTCGCATAAATCATGAGCGCCGCCAAAAGCATCGCGCAGGCGTAATCGAATACGCCCAGGGCCCCATGCCCGTGGCATTCCGCGGAGCCATGGGGCAACATGGAAGCCAGGAACGTATCCATAAAGAACGTATCTACGATAACCCCAAAGAACAGCGCTCCAAACGCGATGGAGGCCAGGTATGCAAAAAGGGTACGCCTGCCGAAGGCCTTTCCCACCACCAGCATACTGGCTATACTTGTGGCAGGCCCCGCCATCAACAGCACCAGGGCAGCCCCCGGGGTAATGCCTTTAGCCACTAGCGCCAAGGCCAGCGGAATGGAACCCGTGGCACAGGTGTACATGGGCATGGCAAGCACCAACACCACCAGCATGCAAAGCAGCGGGTATTCGTGCAAGAACAAGAAAAAGTCGTCGGGCACAAAGGCCGCAATCAACGCCCCCAGCAACAGGCCAATAACCAGCCACTTGCTCACGTCCCCAATCATGTTCACAAAGCCGTATTCAAAAGTCCCTTTGACCTTTTGCGCAAAAGGCGCCTTTTCATGATGGTCAGGAGCTTCGTGCCCGCAAGAGCAACGGCCCTCTTCACAGTCGCAATGCCCATGACCGTGGTGTTCATGCTCAAGAGATTCTCCGACGACCGCAACACCTGTTTCCGGCTCATTTTTGGTCACCAAATTCGTGAACACACCGCCAAGCATAGCCGTCACAAAGGCTGCTATGGGGCGTAGCACCGCAAAAGGCCCGCCTAAAAGCGAATAGGTCGCCAAAATGGAATCCACGCCCGTAGCCGGAGTCGAAATCAAGAAACTAACGCTAGCCCCCTTGCTGGCCCCTTCCCGCCGAAGTGCGATAGAAGTCGGGATAACGCCGCAACTGCATATAGGAAGCGGCACACCGAACAGGGCCGACCAAAGCACCGACTTGAAATTCGGCTTGGAAATTTTCGGCACGTACAGGTGGTTCGGCACCCACACATGGAGGATTCCCGCCAGCAGAAAGCCCAGCAGTAAAAACGGAGCCATCTCTGAAAAAAGCGTTACAAATTGCCAAAAGAACCTCTCGACTATTTCGACAAAGTCAGGCATTTTACACTCCCTTCTTGTGCATAATGTGTGCAAGGCCCGTATTGAAAATCAGGCCGATATGTTCGTCATCCAGGGCGTAGAAAACGGTGCGCCCTACCCTACGGGGTTTCACAAGACCTGCCGTTCTCAGGATCCGGAGCTGATGGCTTACCGCCGACTGCCCCAGTTGCAGTTTTTCCGCTATCTCGTTTACCGAAATCTCCCCCGAAAGGAGAATCTCGATAATGCGGATACGGGTGGTATCCCCAAAAAACTTGAAGAATTCGGACAGCTCAAAAAGGGTATCCAATGAAAGCGGTTTGTCATTATATGAACAATCATTCATATTTTCATATATAGAAACATTCATCTGTTTTGGCAAGGTACCCACCCGCTTTGTGATTTCCATCACGTTCTCAACAGCCTTTATGGACAATTTATCCATGCAAATTGGCGTTTTTTTTCATTTTAGGGCAATTTATAAAGGTATTTTTGGATAAAATGATTGAGTTTTCTGACACACAGGACTACCGCGACTTCCTGAAGGAGTATTACGACCGC
It encodes:
- a CDS encoding ABC transporter ATP-binding protein gives rise to the protein MNERVLEVKDLSVAFGHHKNGEPAAKPVQVTDRISFYIDDGEFFALVGESGCGKSVTAMAILRLLPTPSAKVVGGSVLLRRDGGETVDLTKISLKEMQRVRGSEISCIFQEPMQALNPVLTIKKQLLEVFKFCERKCTDPMSEIRDMLTLAGFKDIDRVLDSYPHELSGGMLQRICIVMALLPKPKLIIADEPTTALDVTVQAQVLAVLKDLAKTTGTAVLLITHNMGIVSQYAERMAVMYAGRVVEIGATNEVISSPMHPYTRGLLSAIPESHEDLGTLRSIPGQVPHARDFVQGCRFADRCELCDRPCLTAEVPPCVKVGTHEAYCFKI
- a CDS encoding nucleoside monophosphate kinase — encoded protein: MAKIPAVLIFGAPGSGKGTVGAKLAATTALKHISTGDIFRGIAPSSESGKLLASYSSKGLLVPDEATVEIFGRFIEGLVNTNKVNPDKDTLLLDGIPRTVAQVKLIESVVDVKHIFVLDIKDEKTIVARLLNRAKIEGRKDDADEAVIKNRLKVYKESTAKVLGKYSKSIISRINGDNTPDEVFCDTLAAYVKFCKASAKKAPAKKAKKK
- the lysS gene encoding lysine--tRNA ligase, which translates into the protein MAMQDMNDQVQARLAKLAKFKEMGVEAYPHKFNRTHDSKVLKENKAALMASGEEVAFAGRVVRFNRKGKMCFMHLKDRYGRLQVVVARDEVGEENYEIVKMTDLGDFIGVNGFMFETQTGEYSVHVKKVTMLSKAVRPLPVAKEKVDENGNKVVFNEFADVDTRYRQRYIDMALNDDVKDVFIKRFKILQAIREYLIEKGFIEVETPTLQPIYGGANARPFTTHHNACDMTLYLRVAPELYLKRCIVGGMEKVFEFSKNFRNEGMDRTHSPEFTGLEFYEAYADYNDMMVHFENIYERACIAANGTTKIDYQGKVIDFKAPWPRYSMIEAIEKFGGLKVNDMSDDEIKAKMEELGGHLDGEFSRGRGILELFELTVEDKLIQPTFIKDMPTESTPLCKKHRTIEGLIEQFEPYANGWELGNAYTELNDPIRQRELLEDQVRRGRGGEGETHPMDENFMHAIESGLPPTGGVGFGIDRMVMLLTNQQTIRDVQLFPLMKPETC
- a CDS encoding ABC transporter ATP-binding protein — its product is MSSLLQTVDLRRVFSETGEELEILKGVNFSMEAGELVALTGSSGSGKSTFLNLVGMLDTPTSGEILFKGKPLSKFSSQERDMYHRVQVGFVFQFHHLLSEFTAIENVCVPGRILGTSEAECKERAAMLLETVGLKDRLKHLPRELSGGERQRVAIARALMNHPDLVLADEPSGNLDEANSQMLNELIGELNEKFNQAFLIVTHDEKLASFAKRRVVMHGGIIQGA
- a CDS encoding ATP-dependent Clp protease ATP-binding subunit, translated to MSENNGIFSAKAKAVLQAARMAARNLGSDSITVEHLLLGLVREDSGYASETLKALKVNLAELGEVVQRALTNDGGLMTIGGDNRGGLLAFTARTKAVMFNAAKIAKEEGDQYIGPEHLMLAILQQSDSPAAATLSTYNVTFESFQQALDQLKRGSADDQPDEPISSPRQGGPQGRPGSKSKTPILDHFGRDLTALARQGKLDPIIGREQEIERLIQILCRRKKNNPALIGEPGVGKTAIVEGLAQKIVQKKIPELLMNKRVVTLDVAAMVAGTKYRGQFEERVKGLIMELQRVDSSVILFIDELHTIVGAGGSEGSLDASNIFKPALARGELQCIGATTIDEYRKYIEKDAALERRFQTIVVNPPNAEDSILILDGLRAKYEAHHKVRYTPDAVRAAVLLAERYISERFLPDKAIDVLDETGARVRLDSICIPQDLKDLEDELAETKRQLDDAVANQNFETAASLRDKTEELEKQVMERRDALSADKESEAIPVVDENAIRDCISKMTGIPVSRLAGEEAKKLLHLGDEIKERVIGQDQAVDAVVKAIRRTRAGIRDTKRPMGSFLFLGPTGVGKTELAKVLSLSLFGSEDSMIRIDMSEYMEKHSISRLIGAPPGYVGFEESGGQLSEKVRKRPYSVVLLDEIEKAHSDIYNLLLQILDDGILTDSYGRKINFKNTIIIMTSNAGAREVRHSSGMGFTKMGETDDYERMETAIREEVKRVFSPEFLNRIDEQIVFRPLSKADLVSVVDIQLSFLQKNLSERGILLEVTQEAKEFIVNHNYDSALGARPIRRTIQNLVEDEIAEGLLLETMTDFSTITIGVKDGKLSFACEKIPEDGTNSG
- a CDS encoding ABC transporter permease subunit; this encodes MHIRITTETKNRLLRFYRNKRAFVSLVVLVVAYLLSLTSPWTVNDEPLYLKYNGKSYFPAFVRYSEQEFGGDYQTEADYGKLFADVRECEEESAEGYTKAGGCPEMWALMPPIAHDPLKADLTEEGAPPFAPSSRHWLGTDSNGRDVLARLIHGFRICISFSLFLTILGTFLGIVIGGIQGYLGKFWDTGMQRIIEIWSSLPMLYIVILIGSIYGRSFWLLIVIMAAFNWISLSYYMRGEFLKLRNMTYVQSAKVLGLGHRHIFFKEILPNALTPVVTLFPFTLIGGIGSLTSLDFLGFGLQPPTPSWGELMSQGLNNLYAPWISVSTVAALFITLLLTTFVGEGVRDAMDPKSGDRYE
- a CDS encoding FtsX-like permease family protein, which encodes MNKLEWLIAWRYLGAQRKSLFVSLIGIFSMLGVSIGVFALVVALAAVNGFEEEVTAQMIGKDAHFELMAYNGEPVTAYDSLINEVKTRDSSVVAASPFIIYKVGISSKKVNDGIVIYGIDPETAKNVTDIHKYIKWGTYSVDSLEDMGGTRRPGVILGSGLANRLRVVVGDKLVLQTFQSPDEMMTAGGPKMMMCVVSGIFETGTYEYDGNLAYVGIPELQKLLAMGDAVTGIQFRITDHWKAGEAIDKVSEWLTYPYYVIDWKTKNITLLKWMNYEKFIVAAVICLIILVAAFNIISSLIMVVIDKTKEIGILRSMGLSKAGIMRVFMLMGSFIGVGGTIVGGTIGIVLCKLQEAYHFIKLPGDVYVIPYFPISVHLIDVVLIFVIGIALCVLATILPAWKASRLDPVGAIRHE